The genomic stretch TTTCCtgcattttgagaaattgcATATGTGAAACACCGATGCAGATATGATATTGCGTCACTTTTCAATTCCTTGTGAGCTTTGGCATATTTATAAAGTGTGTTTGAAACACCGCGACTAGTGTGATTTTTGTCCGAGAACTTAATCACTTGTGATTGGCTTGCAGCACGGACAGCAGCAATTGTTGAGCTGTCGTCATCTCCAATTAAAATTCCAACTTCAATATTATgctctttaaaaattttactactGGAAGTCATACTTGCAGCAGCAAAAGGTTCCATAGCTTTTGCACTTCCAACGAAGTTTAGCCTACAATCGTGGTCTGATTTGGGATGACCTAGGGCACACATTCTACAACCACGATTTGTTGTTAAATAATCTATGGCTTTACCAGTTTCTCTACCCAAGAATGCTGCATATCCATTCATACTATCGTATGTTCTTCCACTTCTTTTTGTACTGTAACCCATATCATACGACGCAGCAACACGTACAGTACCATTGTAAGTTTCTTTGGAATTTGAGAAATGACTTGACTCAGAATGATCACTTCTTATATTTTGATTAATCATCTCAGGCTCAATTATCGCCATCGTTGTCTCAAAATTTGTGGATGTATCAGCTGGTCTTATCGCAGTCTCTGACAATCCTGTATTCCACTCTGGTAATATAAAATTAGACGGTGCACTTTCTGGTCTACAATAACagtagaaagaaaagaaaagttacGGGATGGAAACGGGAAAAAGTTGAATTAGATAAATATtaatagataaaaaatttgttggagGTAATTGATTCTTTTATTCAgtcgttgtaaaaatttagaatacaaaaaaattatgtaaaaagtgtaaaattattgtaaaaatattttaatgatcgatttaattaaattaatttcattaacaCCAAGTAAAAAAGAATGTTTTACTTCCTGTTCATTAATTTtgagtataatatttacaaattatgaCGGTTTTGAATTCATAACTTCGATTTAAATccttatttacaattttaaaatctAACAATTCTCACTGTACAATTTTGCAACATGACAATACTTTAAAATCCTCGATCATCTAAGTATTGACTGTACAATCGAGtaccaattttttacaacataaAAACATCTAAACTGACAATGCTTACAATGACTGTTGAATCTTatctgaattttcaatcgtCATTTTACGTTCAACTTCAGCCCATTTATGACAACTTTCTTTAGCCACTTCTTCAACAGCTGTTcccatttcattttcatgtGTCTTGAAAGTTTTGGAATCAATTGAAGGTATATTAGCAGAGGCGAACATTTTATTGAGATGAGTTGCTCCAATCCCAGAGTGAAGTGCgcctgaaaaaatattatacataaatactctttatatattaaatactctttaattttattcattcaattatataaaatttacaaacctattgcAATCTTGGAATTTATATCGAAACGTTGCCTTTTAGTCGTTGCATCTGGATGTTGCTTGTCAGTAGTAactttgtttaaaatattgCAAGCTGTACACAATACATGCCAAGTCGAACCCAAGCCACGTCGTTCTTCTCTTTTAAGATTTTCTTCCAAATCCAGCAATGCCTTGCAATGTACGCATTTTAGTTGTTTTAGGAAATGACAAACTTCTATTATTCTCCTTCCTGGTACAATGTCAGACAACTGAGAGGTTAGATAGcatgttttctttcttttctgtcCGTTCTTGCGTTGAGAAATACGTaggttgtaaattttttcgttcactCGCTTTCCTTTCCAATAATCACGCTTTTCTCCGTcactcattttttatttattcttcaaaaattttatttgtgtaAATATCACTGTCTGAATAGCATTACATGTTACCATACACACAGACACATCACCAACACGAATAGAACAGTCGACGCATGCGCAACCGCGGTAAAATTTGCTGCGACGccaaactttttaaaaaatatttaaaattaaaaaacttattatttcatttaaattaaaaataaattatcaattattttataataatatagtcaattaattcataaaatattattttggtAAGCTAAATGTAATTAAATCACGAGTTAAAGCTTGCTACGTTTTGTGAAAGTACAGTCTCGAGCAAAATTAATCCTTCTCTAATCACGTAATGTGGTATAgctatatatatgtattgagAGATAAAATGCAGTGAACGGACTGTACGTCCCAAACCTCCTTAAAAGAAGTAATAGTGATTCATGCCTATATACGCTAAGAAATGAAAGGGATAcaatttatttgttaatttttattgacgATTTATTAATCTGTggtaaaaaggaaaaagaaatggaaagaataaaagttttattaacaggaaaatttaaaatgaaagatCTGGGTAAAGTTAAAGAGTGTCTTGGTATTACAGTTGAATATGAGTCCTCTGAATATGAAATGAAACTAAGTCAAACCAAATATCTTGAGTCATTAGGTAAGAAATGCAATTTAGAAAATAGTAAGTTGTATAAAACACCTATGGAAgtcaattgaaaattgagaagTCTGATACATATGAAAGAAATGTTAAATATAGAAATTTAATTGGTGCATTGTAATACATAAGTTCAGCGACAAGACCTGATATCAAGTTTCAGTGTAAATTATTTAAGTCGTTTTCAAAACTGTTATTATGAAACACACTATAAATATGCCTtgcgaattttgaaatatttttatctgaCAAAAGACTTAAAGATGgtttataaaagaaaagaaaatggagaAATTCTTGATTGTTATGTTGATGCTGATTGGGCTGGTGATAATTCAGATAGAAAATCAACGACTGGTTATGTAATAAGATTATTTGGGAAcgctatatgtatattggAAATCGAGGAAGCAAAAAAGTGTTACGAAGGCTTCGACATTTGCGGAGTATGTAGCAGTGTCGGAAGCGGTGAGTGAATTGATATTTATCAaagaattattgaaaacatttGATGTAGAATTAACAAAGCCTATAAATGTATATGAGGATAACTCAGGAACAATCGATAAAGCAAAAAATGgtaattttacgaaaaattcaaagtataTCGAAGTCCATTATCATTATGTATATGAATGGGTGAAGGAAGGCAGTatgaatattgttaaaattgattcgaatgaaaatatcgCTGATATTTTCACAAAAGCGTTGTGTcaagaaaagtttgaaaagtttaaaagtATGTGAAATTTGAACTGACTGCAagtatatggggcattccatgccaaaaCGATCAAGATTTTACGGCGAGGtctcagatttttttaataattttttgaatgaaaGTACATGGTAAAAACCTCattcggtaattttttcagaatttttcgatcCAGCATATCTGAGTTATGATTTaaaaacgcgaaaaaaaacctcactttctaaaatctgaagaaattctaaaaaatcttataaaatataacaaaatttttggcGCTTATTAGAAGACGGAGATTTCATAACTTCaaaagataaattaaaaaa from Neodiprion virginianus isolate iyNeoVirg1 chromosome 3, iyNeoVirg1.1, whole genome shotgun sequence encodes the following:
- the LOC124299838 gene encoding uncharacterized protein LOC124299838, which codes for MSDGEKRDYWKGKRVNEKIYNLRISQRKNGQKRKKTCYLTSQLSDIVPGRRIIEVCHFLKQLKCVHCKALLDLEENLKREERRGLGSTWHVLCTACNILNKVTTDKQHPDATTKRQRFDINSKIAIGALHSGIGATHLNKMFASANIPSIDSKTFKTHENEMGTAVEEVAKESCHKWAEVERKMTIENSDKIQQSL